The window TATTCTTGATACCGGTTTGACATTAAAATACATTATTGACAATTTAAGATTGCGCAAACCAAAAAGTTTGAAACTTTGCGTGTTGATGGATAAACCTGAGCGGCGGTCCGTTTTCATTGAACCGGATTATCGTGGATTCGTTGTGCCGAATAGGTTTGTTGTCGGTTACGGAGCAGATTTTGCCGAGAAATTCAGAAATCTACCTTTTATCGGGTATCTGGAAGGCGATAATGAGCAATAGGGATATAGAGTTACTTCAGCAATTTCTAAAGGTGAGCCGGGGCGAAGCAGCAGGAGACCTTCTGCTCAAAGGTGGTTTTGTGGTTGATGTTTTTACCGGTGAGGTCCGAAAAGGTAATGTTGTAATCGAAGGGGGTAAAATTGCCGGGGTTGACCCTGGATATCATAGGGCAAAAAAGGTTATTGATGTTACCGGTTGTTACATCACCCCGGGGTTCATCGATGGGCACATCCATATTGAAAGTTCTTTACTCTCAGTTGCCGAGTTTGCACGTTTGTGCCTTTTGCATGGAACAACAGCTGTTGTTGCGGACCCGCATGAAATCGCCAATGTTCTGGGCGAATATGGTGTGAATTACATCCTCAGGGCCAGTGAAGAGTTACCGTTCGATGTATTCATCGCTGTTCCTTCTTGTGTGCCGTCAACACCCCTTGAAACCACCGGCGGGGAAATTGATGTCCAGGCAGTGATAAGACTTTTAAAGCATAAGCGTGTTACTGGACTGGCAGAAGTGATGAACTATCCCGGGGTGATTTTTGGAGATTTAGATGTGCTGAAAAAAATTAAGGCAGCGAAAGCATTGGGGAAAACGGTGGATGGCCATTCACCCGGTCTTTCCGGTTTACTGCTTCAATCGTATGCGGCAGCCGGTATTGGTTCGGACCATGAATGTATTGGTTTTGACGAGGCAAGAGAAAAGTTACGTGCCGGAATGCGAGTTTTTATTCGTGAAGGTTCAGCCGCCCACAATCTTGAAGCACTGGTTCGGGTGATAAATCAAATTTCTTTAAGGCGGTGCTGCCTAGTGAGCGACGACCGGCACCCTTCAGACCTGCTTTACGAGGGTCATTTAGATAGTGTAGTGCGCAAGGCGATAGCACTCGGTATCGCTCCGGTTGAAGCAATTCAGATGGTAACTTTGAATCCGGCAGAGTATTTTGGTTTTGATGACCGTGGGGCAGTTGCTCCTGGTTATCGTGCGGACCTGGTAATTTTAGGAGATTTAAATAAAGTTGATGTTAGGATGGTTGTTAAGGATGGTCGGATAGTTGTTGAAAATCGTCAGGTTAAATTTAAAATCGCCTCGCGAAATGACAAAAAAGTGTTAAAAAGTGTGCGGCTGCCAGTGTTAAATGTCAAGGACTTTGAGATTAAGGCGGAAGGGGAGTTGTGTAATGTCATTCGGGTAGTCCCGGGCCAAATAATTACAGAAAGACATATCCAGGTACCAACGGTGAAAAATGGATTGGTCGTGGCAGATACCAGACGTGATATCTTGAAACTGGTGGTGATTGAAAGGCATAAAGGGACAGGCCGAATGGGGAAAGGGTTGGTGACTGGATTCGGGCTTAAGAAAGGTGCCTTAGGTTCAACGGTAGCGCATGATTCCCACAATATTATAATTGTAGGTACTAACGACCGGGATATGCTAATTGCCGCACGGACACTTAAGAGTATGGGAGGCGGCTATGTTGCAGTCGCTGATGGCGAAGTAGTGGCTAAACTTGCGCTACCGATTGCCGGATTGATGTCAAACAAACCGGCAAGTTGGGTGGTTAAGGATTTGCGACTTCTTATTGAGCGAGCGCAACGCTGGGGTTCGAGGTTGGAAAATCCGTTTATTAGTCTTTCGTTTCTTGCTTTGCCAGTGATTCCGGAGTTGAAGTTAACCGACCGGGGATTGGTTGATGTAAGTCGTTTTGAGATTATCAATCTATTTTGCAATGACTAAAAAGTTTGTTGGCGTAATTGGTGCCAGTGAATGTGACGCGACTCTGACACAGCGGGCATACGAGATTGGACAGGGTATTGCCCGACTCGGTGCGATACTGGTGTGTGGCGGACTTGGTGGTGTAATGGCTGCTGCCTGCCAGGGGGCAAAACAGGAAGGAGGATTAACAGTTGGAATATTGCCCGGGACACAACGCGGCGAAGCAAACAGATTTATTGACATTGAAATAGTCACCGGGCTGCTCGAAGCACGAAATTTGATTATCATTAGAACCGCAGAGACAGTGGTCGCAATTGGCGGTTCGTACGG is drawn from candidate division WOR-3 bacterium and contains these coding sequences:
- the ade gene encoding adenine deaminase; the encoded protein is MSNRDIELLQQFLKVSRGEAAGDLLLKGGFVVDVFTGEVRKGNVVIEGGKIAGVDPGYHRAKKVIDVTGCYITPGFIDGHIHIESSLLSVAEFARLCLLHGTTAVVADPHEIANVLGEYGVNYILRASEELPFDVFIAVPSCVPSTPLETTGGEIDVQAVIRLLKHKRVTGLAEVMNYPGVIFGDLDVLKKIKAAKALGKTVDGHSPGLSGLLLQSYAAAGIGSDHECIGFDEAREKLRAGMRVFIREGSAAHNLEALVRVINQISLRRCCLVSDDRHPSDLLYEGHLDSVVRKAIALGIAPVEAIQMVTLNPAEYFGFDDRGAVAPGYRADLVILGDLNKVDVRMVVKDGRIVVENRQVKFKIASRNDKKVLKSVRLPVLNVKDFEIKAEGELCNVIRVVPGQIITERHIQVPTVKNGLVVADTRRDILKLVVIERHKGTGRMGKGLVTGFGLKKGALGSTVAHDSHNIIIVGTNDRDMLIAARTLKSMGGGYVAVADGEVVAKLALPIAGLMSNKPASWVVKDLRLLIERAQRWGSRLENPFISLSFLALPVIPELKLTDRGLVDVSRFEIINLFCND
- a CDS encoding TIGR00725 family protein: MTKKFVGVIGASECDATLTQRAYEIGQGIARLGAILVCGGLGGVMAAACQGAKQEGGLTVGILPGTQRGEANRFIDIEIVTGLLEARNLIIIRTAETVVAIGGSYGTLSEIGFALRMNKTVVGFKTWDIPGVVKASTVQETLELIAKNLSE